Part of the Bacillus sp. THAF10 genome is shown below.
ATACTAGTTGCCTGCTCTGCAGAAAGTTCTACTGATGATAAAAAGGAAGATGATGCAGCTAAAAGAGAAAACGAGTTGATTTATGCATCAGCTAAAGATATCAATGATATGAATCCTCATCTTTACACAGGCTCCATGCCGGCACAAGGGATGGTGTATGAATCATTAGTTGAGAACACGGAAGACGGAATTAAGCCTTTACTTGCTGAGTCGTGGGAAGTTTCAGAAGATGGAAAAGTATACACGTTCTTTTTAAGAAAAGATGTGAAATTTCATGATGGTGAGTCGTTTAATGCGGAAGCAGTGAAGAAAAACATAGAAGCTGTATTAAGTAATGCAGAAAAGCATGCTTGGATTAAATTATCTACAAAAATAAAAAGTGTGAATGTTGTAGATGAGCATACAGTTGAATTAGTCTTATCCGATACATATTATCCAACTTTGGTTGAGTTGTCCATGACCAGACCTTTTGTATTTCTATCACCAAAAGATTTTAAAAATGGGGAGACTAAAGATGGCGTAAGTGGTTTTAACGGTACAGGCCCGTATAAGCTGAATGAACATAAAACCGATGAGTTTGCCACTTTTACAGCAAATGAAGACTACTGGAATGGATCGCCTAAAATTAAGAAGATTACCACTAAGGTACTTCCTGCTGGGGAAACGACATTGTTAGCTTTACAAAAAGGAGAAGTAAACTTTGTATTTACGGATGATCGTGGCGCAGATAGCCTCAATGTCGAGGCGATGAATCAATTGGTAGATTCCGGAGACTACAAACTTGTAAGAAGTGAACCGATGAACACCAAAATGATAGTAGCTAATAGTAGTAGTGCTGAAAATCCAATAAGTGAAACAGCTGTTCGTGAAGCCATTTGGTACTCGATTGATAGAGAAACAATTAGTAAAGATATTTTTAGTGGGACAGAATCGGTTGCTCATACACTATTTTCACCTAATGTAAATTATGCAGATGTTGACTTAAAGAAGAGAGGTTATGATGTAGAAAAAGCGAAGAAAATTCTAGAAAAGAATGGCTGGAAATTAGAGAAGGGTAATAAAGTTAGAACTAAAGGTGGCAAAACATTAGCCATGGAGCTTTATTATGATAGCAATTCCTCTTCTCAAAAAACACAGGCTGAATTTATTCAAGCTTCAGTAAAAGAGATTGGTCTTCAACTGGACATTATTGGTGAGGAGTCAACTTCCATCGCTAATAGAAGATCAACGGGTGACTATGATTTATTATTCAACCAAACATGGGGTCTAGCGTATGATCCACAGAGCACCATTGCTGCTTTTACATCAGAGGCTTCTTATTTGCATACGACAAAAGGCATGGACAAAGCAGATGAACTATACAATAAAATTGAGCAAGTGATGGTATCTACAGATGAGCAAAAAAGAAAAGCTTTGTACGCTGATATTCTGACGATGGTTCATGAAGAAGCGGTTTTTATTCCAATTACAAATGGAAGTGTTACTGTAGTAGCCTCCAAAAATGTAAACGAAATATCATTCAAACAAACTCAATTTGAGCTGCCATTTGAATTAATGAACTTCAAATAGAAACAAAATAAAAAGGGGAATCTTCCCCTTTTTATTTGTTTAGGAAATTATAAATAATATGTCTGTGGATATCTGGAACAAAAGTAGCAACGTCCAGCTCCATGCGCCAGCGACTAGCAAACTTCCCTCGCCTCCTTACGATAAGGCAACATCGAATCGCTATCGCTCTTCGTGTTTTCTTTATCTCATACGGCTCAGTGCCACGAAAAGTGAAGCGGCTCGTTTAGCTCCGACAAGCATAAGACAGCTTTCTGTAGGAGGCTGTTCTTGCCTCCGGAGGAAAGAGGGCTTATGACTCGAGGAGCTAGCCGCTGCAACTAGACAAAGTTTGTACGTCGCAAAACGGGCGCATTGCGCTTTTGTTCTTTTGAGGAAGTATAAACGTCTAAAGACTTGATATGGCAATGGAAGGAGAATATCTATGGGAAGTTATATCATTAGAAGAATATTAATTTCAGTCCCTTTACTATTAACCATCTCATTTTTGACCTTTATCTTAATAAATCTGTCTCCCTTAGACCCAGCAGAAGTGGTATTACAAGCTCAAGGTGTCCCAGAGATAACAGAAGATTTATTAGAACAAACAAAAGAGCAGCTTGGGATGGATAAGCCATTTATTTTACAATACTTTGACTGGCTTTATGCTACCTTGCAGTTGGATTTTGGAGAATCATATATTAATGGCAAACCAGTGTGGTCGTTAATAGGTCCGGCATTTTTGAATACATTCAAGTTAACGTTGGTTTCATCGCTTTCTATTATCTTTATATCGATATTATTAGGGGTAATTTGTGCGTTAAATGAAGGAAAAATATTGGATAGATCGGTAAGAGGAATTTCGTTTTTCTTAACCGCAATGCCATCATACTGGTTGGCATCAATTATGATTTGGTACATATCGGTTAAATTAGATTTATTACCAACAAGTGGGATGGAGTCGTATAGAAGTTATATCTTACCGGTTATTATCATCACGGTTAGTTATGCTGGTCTATATTTTAGAAATGTTAGAACCTCTATGATAAACAATTTACATGAGGATTATGTTTTATATGGAAGGGCATCTGGATTATCAGAATTAAAAATTACGAAGCATATCCTAAGAAATTCATTACAGGTTGCCATTTCGATATTTGGTATGTCTATACCCATCATATTGGGAAGCACCGTTGTTATAGAAAACGTTTTTGCATGGCCAGGGTTAGGTACTTTAAGTGTTAAAGCAATTCTAAGCAGAGACTTTCCAATTATACAGGCCTACGTTCTTATATTAGCAGCAGCCTTTGTTTTGTTTAATATGATTTCCGACATTATAAATGCTGCGATGAATCCTAAGTTAAGGAATGATCTTTAAATGAGAATATGGAAAAACTTAAGTAAAGATAAAATAGGTACTATATCTTTATTAATCATT
Proteins encoded:
- the nikA gene encoding nickel ABC transporter substrate-binding protein, producing the protein MKKWKLVGLIFLVISILVACSAESSTDDKKEDDAAKRENELIYASAKDINDMNPHLYTGSMPAQGMVYESLVENTEDGIKPLLAESWEVSEDGKVYTFFLRKDVKFHDGESFNAEAVKKNIEAVLSNAEKHAWIKLSTKIKSVNVVDEHTVELVLSDTYYPTLVELSMTRPFVFLSPKDFKNGETKDGVSGFNGTGPYKLNEHKTDEFATFTANEDYWNGSPKIKKITTKVLPAGETTLLALQKGEVNFVFTDDRGADSLNVEAMNQLVDSGDYKLVRSEPMNTKMIVANSSSAENPISETAVREAIWYSIDRETISKDIFSGTESVAHTLFSPNVNYADVDLKKRGYDVEKAKKILEKNGWKLEKGNKVRTKGGKTLAMELYYDSNSSSQKTQAEFIQASVKEIGLQLDIIGEESTSIANRRSTGDYDLLFNQTWGLAYDPQSTIAAFTSEASYLHTTKGMDKADELYNKIEQVMVSTDEQKRKALYADILTMVHEEAVFIPITNGSVTVVASKNVNEISFKQTQFELPFELMNFK
- the opp1B gene encoding nickel/cobalt ABC transporter permease — translated: MGSYIIRRILISVPLLLTISFLTFILINLSPLDPAEVVLQAQGVPEITEDLLEQTKEQLGMDKPFILQYFDWLYATLQLDFGESYINGKPVWSLIGPAFLNTFKLTLVSSLSIIFISILLGVICALNEGKILDRSVRGISFFLTAMPSYWLASIMIWYISVKLDLLPTSGMESYRSYILPVIIITVSYAGLYFRNVRTSMINNLHEDYVLYGRASGLSELKITKHILRNSLQVAISIFGMSIPIILGSTVVIENVFAWPGLGTLSVKAILSRDFPIIQAYVLILAAAFVLFNMISDIINAAMNPKLRNDL